A single region of the Sulfitobacter geojensis genome encodes:
- a CDS encoding chemotaxis protein CheA, which translates to MSTDNDPMAEIRASFFIECEELLEALQDGLQTMDEEGGDDLETINVVFRAVHSIKGGAGAFGLEGLVRFAHRYETVLDEVRAGRLTVESDALKVFFQAADHLSDLVRISRDGEDLPDDETARLLVDLDAFLGDAPQEEEEENIDFQPMGLSFDFDAEEDGADPAAALPDLDNLPPPPDFSSPPPASMTPYRIVFTPQAELFDTGNEPALLLRNLMELGEMSAHCDATALPELSKVTPDIPHLSWTVTLHSDVEESEIRSVFEFVEGLCQLDITRAVEATAHLPTVEELPERSEPEAVEGPAVPQAPPLPLDADDSPAVGVATSPAPNIPKTPAEAPKPADKPAKSQGSAQAKSVVRVDLDRIERLVNLVGELVINQAMLSQSLEKSGLSPHSDAMSGLEEFQRLTRDIQDSVMMIRAQPVKSLFQRMSRIVRESSAAVGKDVRLHVFGEGTEVDKTVIERLADPLTHMIRNAVDHGLENPEQRLAAGKPAQGRVNLTAAHRSGRVVIEVADDGAGINRPRVLQIAIDKGLVPADVSLSDTEIDNLLFLPGFSTASVVSDLSGRGVGMDVVRTAIQALGGRITITSSPGEGTTFSISLPLTLAVLDGMVIKVAGETLVLPLNLVIETLTLGPDDVQMVRPGRNVIEVRSGFVPLFDLGAALGYRPRLDSFEGYVVLLIAQEDGSCAALVIDNIIDQRQVVIKGLDESFYRAPGIAAATILGDGQIALILDPTDIISTPGSAQTPLQPAQQLGLSA; encoded by the coding sequence ATGAGCACCGACAATGACCCGATGGCAGAAATACGCGCCTCCTTCTTTATTGAATGTGAGGAATTGCTCGAAGCACTGCAGGACGGGCTTCAAACCATGGACGAGGAAGGCGGCGATGATCTGGAAACGATCAACGTTGTCTTTCGCGCGGTACATTCGATCAAGGGGGGGGCTGGTGCTTTTGGGCTGGAAGGGTTGGTGCGATTTGCCCACAGGTACGAAACGGTTCTCGACGAGGTACGCGCCGGCCGATTGACCGTCGAATCTGATGCGCTGAAGGTATTTTTTCAAGCTGCCGATCACCTGTCCGATCTGGTACGGATCAGCCGTGATGGCGAAGACCTGCCAGATGACGAAACCGCGCGCCTTCTGGTTGATTTGGACGCCTTTCTGGGCGATGCGCCCCAAGAGGAAGAAGAAGAGAACATCGATTTTCAACCGATGGGTCTGTCCTTCGATTTTGACGCTGAAGAGGACGGGGCGGACCCCGCCGCTGCTCTGCCGGATCTAGACAACTTGCCCCCGCCACCGGATTTCAGCAGCCCACCTCCTGCATCGATGACACCTTACCGGATTGTTTTCACGCCCCAAGCCGAACTGTTTGATACCGGGAACGAACCGGCTCTGCTCCTGCGTAATCTAATGGAACTTGGGGAAATGTCGGCGCATTGCGACGCCACAGCCCTTCCCGAACTGTCAAAAGTTACACCCGATATTCCGCACCTCAGCTGGACGGTGACCCTGCACAGCGACGTGGAAGAAAGCGAAATCAGGTCGGTTTTCGAATTCGTCGAAGGGCTTTGCCAACTTGATATCACGCGAGCGGTCGAAGCCACCGCGCATTTGCCCACCGTCGAAGAGTTACCCGAACGATCCGAGCCAGAGGCCGTCGAAGGACCCGCCGTCCCCCAAGCGCCGCCGCTCCCTCTCGACGCGGATGACTCGCCAGCAGTGGGCGTTGCCACATCGCCTGCGCCGAACATCCCAAAAACCCCAGCAGAAGCACCAAAGCCCGCAGATAAACCAGCAAAGTCGCAAGGTAGCGCACAGGCTAAATCGGTCGTCCGGGTGGACCTTGACCGCATCGAGCGGCTGGTCAATTTGGTGGGCGAACTGGTGATCAATCAGGCCATGCTCAGCCAAAGCCTTGAGAAATCCGGTCTCTCCCCGCATTCCGACGCGATGAGCGGATTGGAGGAGTTCCAACGGCTGACGCGGGATATTCAAGACAGCGTCATGATGATCCGCGCCCAACCGGTAAAATCCCTGTTTCAGCGTATGTCGCGCATTGTTCGTGAGTCTTCGGCAGCTGTCGGGAAAGACGTCCGGCTCCACGTCTTCGGTGAAGGCACCGAAGTTGACAAAACGGTCATCGAACGGTTGGCAGATCCACTGACCCATATGATCCGCAATGCTGTTGATCACGGGCTGGAAAATCCTGAACAACGACTTGCTGCCGGCAAACCGGCGCAGGGTCGGGTCAATCTAACGGCAGCGCACCGTTCAGGCCGCGTGGTTATCGAAGTGGCCGACGATGGCGCGGGTATCAACCGACCCAGAGTTCTGCAAATCGCCATCGACAAGGGTTTGGTACCTGCCGATGTATCCCTTAGCGACACCGAAATCGACAACCTGCTGTTCTTGCCAGGATTTTCGACAGCGTCAGTGGTCTCCGATCTGTCGGGGCGCGGTGTTGGGATGGACGTTGTGCGTACGGCAATTCAAGCGCTGGGCGGGCGGATTACCATCACCTCTAGTCCGGGCGAAGGCACGACTTTTTCAATCTCGCTCCCTCTCACATTGGCCGTTCTGGACGGTATGGTGATCAAGGTCGCGGGCGAAACGCTGGTTTTGCCGCTGAACTTGGTGATCGAAACCCTGACCTTGGGACCGGATGACGTTCAAATGGTGCGCCCCGGTCGAAATGTCATCGAAGTGCGCAGTGGATTTGTGCCTCTTTTCGACCTAGGTGCCGCGCTCGGCTATCGCCCGCGACTGGACAGCTTTGAGGGCTACGTTGTCTTGCTGATCGCACAAGAAGACGGCAGCTGCGCAGCATTGGTGATCGACAACATTATCGACCAGCGGCAAGTCGTGATCAAAGGGTTGGACGAGAGTTTTTATCGCGCTCCCGGCATCGCCGCTGCAACCATTCTTGGAGACGGCCAGATCGCCCTGATCCTTGATCCCACCGACATCATATCCACCCCGGGCTCGGCGCAAACGCCCTTGCAACCGGCACAACAATTGGGGCTTTCAGCATGA
- a CDS encoding STAS domain-containing protein, with protein sequence MSETLALTGKLDVTAAAAFHAELTARKGQDIVLDCEKVTLFGALCVQTCLAAAREARQQQTRFDIINVCDPVLVQLTSMGFTPETLAEGNI encoded by the coding sequence ATGAGTGAAACGCTTGCACTGACTGGCAAGCTGGATGTCACAGCCGCTGCTGCGTTTCACGCGGAACTTACAGCGCGCAAAGGACAGGACATCGTGCTTGACTGCGAAAAAGTAACCCTGTTCGGGGCGTTATGTGTACAAACCTGTCTGGCCGCCGCGCGCGAGGCACGCCAACAACAAACCCGATTTGACATCATTAATGTCTGCGATCCCGTCTTGGTACAGCTGACCAGCATGGGTTTTACCCCCGAAACCCTTGCGGAAGGCAACATATGA
- a CDS encoding chemotaxis protein CheD has protein sequence MSKFVITQGEFKTSADPDTTISTLLGSCVACCLWDPIAAVGGMNHILLASTTRNAAKSDLAGVNAMELLINDLLKLGASRGRLLAKAFGGAQMIKGLSEIGPSNCAFAMNFLEMENITCVSSSLGGMLSRNVVFTPTTGAVRVKTHQSTEVEIAIPATPPAPACGNDLELF, from the coding sequence ATGAGTAAATTCGTCATCACCCAAGGAGAGTTCAAAACCTCGGCGGACCCAGACACGACGATCTCGACCCTTCTGGGGTCCTGTGTCGCATGTTGCCTGTGGGATCCAATCGCGGCTGTGGGCGGCATGAACCATATTCTGCTCGCCTCCACTACACGCAACGCTGCAAAAAGTGATCTGGCCGGTGTGAATGCGATGGAGCTCTTGATCAATGATCTGTTGAAATTGGGGGCGAGCCGCGGACGTCTGTTGGCTAAAGCGTTTGGCGGTGCCCAGATGATCAAAGGGCTATCGGAAATCGGGCCATCCAATTGCGCCTTTGCAATGAACTTCCTTGAAATGGAAAACATTACCTGTGTGTCCAGCTCCCTTGGCGGAATGCTGTCGCGCAACGTCGTGTTTACCCCGACCACAGGTGCAGTTCGGGTCAAAACCCATCAAAGCACAGAGGTGGAAATTGCGATCCCAGCGACACCTCCGGCACCAGCTTGCGGCAATGACCTTGAACTGTTTTGA
- a CDS encoding chemotaxis protein CheW — translation MTDTVGNTTIELLTFRLAEQEYALDIMSVREIRGWTHATPLPHAPQYMKGVINLRGTVLPVMDLASRLGMAEREQNERSVIIVVKFEDTMTGLLVDAVSDIVAVTEDDLQPPPELAANTADGVVSALTLIDERMIRVLNLPMTINSFESAAA, via the coding sequence ATGACCGACACCGTGGGCAACACGACAATCGAACTTCTGACATTTAGGTTGGCAGAGCAAGAATATGCGCTGGATATTATGTCTGTGCGGGAAATTAGGGGCTGGACCCACGCAACACCATTGCCCCATGCGCCCCAATATATGAAGGGCGTGATCAACCTACGTGGCACCGTTTTGCCCGTGATGGACCTTGCCTCTCGGTTGGGCATGGCTGAGCGGGAACAGAACGAACGCAGTGTGATTATTGTCGTGAAGTTCGAGGACACGATGACCGGGCTTTTGGTCGATGCGGTATCCGACATTGTCGCCGTCACAGAAGACGATCTACAGCCACCGCCAGAACTTGCCGCGAATACAGCCGACGGCGTGGTCAGTGCCCTGACCCTGATCGACGAACGAATGATCCGCGTTCTGAACCTGCCAATGACAATCAATTCGTTCGAAAGTGCTGCTGCATGA
- a CDS encoding response regulator — MALRDQIRIMVVDDMSTSRGLITQALDAFGVRNVATAENGKQALQILATKPAHLVISDYNMPEMDGLQMLHYLRASPKTKGVGFILITGRAEQQIIDHGKKLGMNNYLKKPFQPDDLRNCIETVVGRL, encoded by the coding sequence ATGGCATTGCGCGATCAAATTCGGATTATGGTAGTTGATGACATGTCAACAAGCCGGGGGCTGATCACACAAGCGCTGGACGCTTTCGGCGTCCGCAATGTGGCCACGGCAGAAAACGGCAAACAGGCGCTACAGATTCTGGCAACTAAACCTGCGCATCTGGTCATCTCGGATTACAACATGCCGGAGATGGACGGACTCCAGATGCTGCACTATCTGCGTGCTTCTCCCAAGACAAAGGGCGTTGGTTTTATTCTCATTACCGGTCGCGCTGAACAACAGATTATTGACCATGGTAAGAAGTTGGGGATGAATAATTATCTCAAAAAACCGTTCCAACCCGATGATCTGCGCAATTGCATTGAAACAGTTGTGGGCCGCCTGTGA
- a CDS encoding RlmE family RNA methyltransferase: MAKTPTGSGGGAGKTPTGKKTPTGKNTSGRGQRDLKVKVKSARGRTTSSTRWLQRQLNDPYVKRAQAEGYRGRAAYKIMELDDKFRFLVPGARIVDLGAAPGGWCQVAVKRSNVLGERGGKAVGTILGVDLQVMEPIAGCELHVLDFMDEGADDQVKEWLGGKADVVMSDMAASSSGHKKTDHLKIMALCEAAAYFAFDVLEEGGTFVAKVLAGGAEAELQKLLKQRFTKVHNMKPPASRSDSSEKFVVALGFKGDSGSAQDERF; this comes from the coding sequence ATGGCCAAGACACCAACAGGCAGTGGCGGCGGCGCGGGCAAGACCCCGACGGGCAAGAAGACACCGACCGGCAAGAACACATCAGGGCGCGGACAGCGCGACCTGAAGGTCAAGGTCAAGTCGGCGCGCGGGCGCACGACAAGTTCAACCCGCTGGCTGCAACGCCAGTTGAACGATCCTTATGTGAAACGCGCACAGGCCGAAGGCTATCGCGGACGTGCGGCCTATAAGATCATGGAACTGGACGACAAGTTTCGCTTTCTTGTGCCCGGTGCCCGCATTGTCGACCTTGGTGCCGCCCCCGGGGGCTGGTGTCAGGTGGCGGTCAAACGTTCGAACGTCTTGGGCGAACGCGGTGGCAAGGCAGTCGGCACGATCCTTGGGGTCGATTTGCAGGTGATGGAGCCGATTGCGGGCTGTGAGCTGCACGTGCTGGATTTTATGGACGAAGGGGCGGACGATCAGGTCAAGGAATGGCTTGGCGGCAAGGCGGATGTCGTGATGTCGGATATGGCGGCCTCGTCATCGGGGCATAAAAAGACCGATCACCTCAAGATCATGGCGCTTTGCGAGGCGGCAGCCTATTTCGCGTTTGACGTATTGGAAGAAGGCGGCACTTTTGTTGCCAAGGTTCTTGCGGGCGGTGCCGAGGCGGAATTGCAAAAACTGCTCAAGCAGCGGTTCACCAAGGTCCATAATATGAAACCCCCCGCCAGCAGGTCGGATAGTTCCGAAAAGTTTGTGGTGGCCTTGGGGTTCAAGGGGGACAGCGGGTCTGCGCAAGACGAGCGGTTTTGA
- a CDS encoding Ppx/GppA phosphatase family protein, with protein sequence MAPQRPKGAGALDKDIQSALSPVPVSPRSSELYAALDLGTNSCRMLIAQPKGSGFHVVDSFSKSVQLGAGLEKSGRLSRGSMARTIQALRICQQKLRRNKVRRMRLVATEACRRALNGADFMRRIQRETGLVLDIIKPEEEAQLAVISCAPLVNHKTENLLVVDIGGGSTELVWIDISKVPKKDRAQSIMRLHSGFHQAKSDIPAAKVVDWISVPLGVATLRDQFVDVDDDAARFALMSWFFEENLQDFTPYQSAQPQERFQIVGTSGTVTTVAASHLGLRRYDRTKIDGLRMTSAQIDKVIHSYLAMGPAGRRSDPRIGSDRAALIMSGAAILQALMRCWPTDRLSVADRGLREGLLYAQMSADGVLEEGTY encoded by the coding sequence ATGGCGCCACAGCGTCCCAAAGGTGCGGGCGCGCTCGATAAGGACATACAGTCGGCTCTGAGCCCCGTGCCAGTTTCGCCCAGATCGTCCGAGCTATACGCGGCCCTTGATCTGGGCACAAATAGCTGCCGCATGTTGATCGCCCAGCCGAAAGGCAGCGGTTTTCACGTGGTAGACAGCTTCTCGAAATCCGTCCAATTGGGGGCGGGGCTTGAGAAATCCGGGCGTTTGTCGCGCGGATCCATGGCGCGTACCATACAGGCATTGCGTATCTGTCAGCAGAAACTGCGCCGCAACAAGGTCAGGCGTATGCGACTGGTTGCGACCGAAGCCTGCCGTCGTGCCCTGAACGGTGCCGATTTCATGCGCCGCATCCAACGCGAAACCGGGCTGGTGCTGGATATCATCAAGCCCGAAGAAGAAGCCCAGCTTGCGGTTATTTCCTGCGCGCCACTGGTCAATCACAAAACGGAAAACCTGCTGGTGGTGGATATCGGTGGCGGATCGACCGAACTGGTATGGATCGACATCTCGAAGGTGCCGAAAAAGGACCGCGCGCAAAGCATTATGCGACTGCATTCGGGGTTCCATCAAGCCAAGAGCGATATCCCTGCGGCCAAGGTGGTGGACTGGATCTCTGTACCTCTGGGCGTGGCGACCTTGCGGGACCAGTTCGTGGACGTGGACGACGACGCCGCCCGCTTTGCCCTGATGAGTTGGTTCTTTGAGGAAAATTTGCAAGATTTCACACCTTATCAATCTGCCCAGCCGCAAGAACGGTTCCAGATTGTCGGTACGTCAGGCACCGTGACGACAGTTGCAGCTAGCCATTTGGGATTGCGCCGCTATGACCGTACCAAAATCGACGGGCTGCGCATGACATCGGCGCAGATCGACAAGGTGATCCACTCCTATCTGGCGATGGGACCGGCGGGACGGCGTTCTGATCCTCGGATCGGATCGGACCGTGCGGCATTGATCATGTCGGGGGCGGCAATTCTGCAAGCGTTGATGCGCTGCTGGCCGACCGACCGGTTAAGTGTGGCGGATCGTGGTCTGCGCGAAGGATTGTTGTACGCTCAGATGTCGGCGGATGGCGTATTGGAAGAAGGAACATATTGA
- a CDS encoding methylenetetrahydrofolate reductase produces MALLNFRRKEAPANTPTAEVEALLRDYSIEVMPRTAEKVEDFTALLPAETRVYVAHIEGTPIEDMVATAKRLNADGYKVMPHFPARIIKDRATLANWIAMYQGEADVKQALLLAGGVTTPHGDFSDSMQLMETGLFDAAGFERLHVAGHPEGNRDIDATGTAGVDAALKWKNDFQTRTDAKMAIATQFAFDAKPIIAWADSLREAGITLPVHIGIAGPAKLQTLIKFAIACGVGPSLKVLQKRAMDVTKLLLPYEPTDVINELALHKAANPDFNISHVHFFPLGGIKTNASWAIENGGSSAVPANTSV; encoded by the coding sequence ATGGCATTGCTGAATTTCCGCCGCAAAGAAGCCCCTGCAAACACGCCCACCGCCGAAGTCGAAGCCCTTTTGCGGGACTATTCAATCGAGGTGATGCCGCGCACCGCCGAAAAGGTCGAGGATTTCACCGCCCTTTTGCCGGCCGAAACCCGCGTCTATGTCGCCCATATTGAGGGCACCCCGATCGAGGATATGGTCGCCACAGCCAAACGACTGAACGCGGACGGGTATAAGGTTATGCCGCATTTCCCCGCGCGCATCATCAAGGACCGCGCCACGCTGGCCAACTGGATTGCCATGTATCAGGGCGAAGCGGATGTGAAACAGGCGTTGCTGCTGGCCGGCGGTGTGACCACCCCTCACGGTGATTTCAGCGACAGCATGCAGTTGATGGAAACCGGGCTGTTTGACGCCGCAGGCTTTGAGCGTCTGCATGTGGCAGGCCACCCCGAAGGCAACCGCGATATTGATGCCACTGGCACCGCTGGCGTGGATGCCGCGTTAAAGTGGAAGAATGACTTCCAGACCCGCACGGATGCAAAAATGGCCATCGCCACGCAGTTCGCATTTGACGCCAAACCGATCATCGCCTGGGCAGATAGCCTGCGCGAGGCTGGCATCACCCTGCCCGTGCATATCGGCATCGCGGGCCCGGCCAAGCTGCAAACCCTTATTAAATTCGCCATCGCTTGCGGTGTCGGTCCCTCGCTGAAGGTACTGCAAAAGCGCGCGATGGATGTGACCAAACTGCTGTTGCCGTACGAACCCACGGATGTGATCAACGAACTGGCCCTGCACAAGGCCGCCAACCCCGATTTCAATATCTCTCACGTGCATTTCTTCCCGCTGGGCGGGATCAAGACCAACGCCAGTTGGGCGATTGAAAACGGTGGATCCTCTGCCGTCCCCGCCAACACTTCCGTTTAA
- a CDS encoding methyltetrahydrofolate cobalamin methyltransferase: MTRTIIESKTKTAVIGFDEPFCVIGERINPTGRKILAEELERDDFSRVEFDAIAQANAGATVLDVNSGAVFSNKMAEDPRYADNNFVEPMLMPEMIKRVQAVTDTPLCIDSSVPGALEAGLQACEGRPLLNSVTGEEERLELVLPLVKKYNVPVVAISNDDTGISEDPDVRFAVAKLIVERAADFGIPAHDIVVDPLVMPIGAMATAGHQVFTLVRRLREELGVNTTCGASNISFGLPNRHGINNAFLPMAMGAGMTSAIMNPVALPVNAKKIAEKKAELEALGVVLPEGMDDEAFVQLFGMGSTQPRPGKEMEAIRAANFLFDRDPHGGDWIKFNKVAPKAGQEGRGRAGRVGGRRRG; this comes from the coding sequence ATGACCCGTACCATCATCGAATCCAAAACCAAAACCGCCGTTATCGGCTTTGATGAACCCTTCTGCGTCATCGGCGAGCGGATCAACCCGACGGGCCGCAAGATATTGGCGGAAGAGCTGGAGCGTGATGATTTCAGTCGGGTCGAGTTTGACGCAATAGCGCAGGCCAATGCGGGGGCCACGGTGCTGGACGTGAACTCCGGCGCGGTGTTTTCCAACAAAATGGCCGAAGATCCACGGTATGCTGACAATAACTTTGTCGAACCCATGCTGATGCCTGAAATGATCAAACGGGTACAGGCCGTGACAGACACGCCACTGTGCATCGACAGTTCTGTTCCCGGTGCATTGGAAGCGGGATTGCAGGCTTGTGAAGGCCGCCCACTGCTGAATTCCGTCACCGGTGAAGAGGAACGGCTGGAACTGGTTCTGCCGCTGGTGAAAAAGTACAATGTACCGGTCGTGGCGATTTCAAACGATGACACAGGCATTTCCGAAGATCCCGACGTGCGCTTTGCCGTGGCCAAGCTGATTGTGGAACGGGCCGCTGATTTCGGCATTCCTGCGCATGATATCGTGGTAGATCCATTGGTCATGCCCATCGGGGCCATGGCAACCGCAGGCCATCAGGTCTTTACCCTTGTAAGGCGGCTGCGCGAGGAACTGGGCGTGAACACGACTTGTGGCGCATCCAACATCAGCTTCGGATTGCCCAACCGTCACGGCATCAACAATGCGTTTCTGCCTATGGCGATGGGGGCTGGCATGACCTCTGCCATCATGAACCCTGTCGCCCTTCCGGTGAATGCCAAAAAAATCGCCGAGAAAAAGGCCGAGTTGGAAGCGCTGGGCGTAGTCCTGCCCGAAGGAATGGACGACGAAGCTTTTGTGCAGCTCTTCGGCATGGGATCGACCCAGCCGCGGCCGGGCAAGGAAATGGAAGCCATCCGCGCGGCAAATTTCCTGTTCGATCGTGATCCGCACGGCGGCGACTGGATTAAATTCAACAAGGTAGCCCCCAAGGCCGGCCAGGAAGGCCGCGGTCGCGCAGGTCGTGTAGGGGGTCGCCGCCGCGGTTGA
- a CDS encoding response regulator: MTLQILAVDDSRTMRDMIKLALLPSGFTVHTADDGIHGIEVLDGIEPDAIITDINMPRMDGFGFIDAVRDQDKHRSTPILVLTTEAAPELKARARAAGATGWIVKPFDPAKLVKALQMVAG, from the coding sequence ATGACCCTTCAAATACTGGCCGTTGATGATAGCCGAACCATGCGCGACATGATCAAACTTGCCCTGCTTCCCTCTGGGTTTACCGTCCATACTGCGGACGATGGGATCCACGGGATCGAGGTATTGGACGGCATCGAACCCGACGCGATCATTACCGATATTAACATGCCACGCATGGACGGCTTCGGCTTTATCGACGCCGTGCGCGATCAGGACAAACATCGTTCGACCCCCATTCTTGTACTCACCACAGAAGCGGCTCCCGAACTCAAGGCCCGCGCCCGTGCCGCAGGGGCCACCGGCTGGATCGTGAAACCGTTCGATCCCGCAAAGCTTGTCAAAGCCCTTCAGATGGTTGCCGGATAA
- a CDS encoding CheR family methyltransferase: MTARRQHIANLDTASFRAIAALAYRESGLTLVEEKSSMIQSRLRHRLRDLGLADFPSYCALIESEEGSTERQHLISALTTNVSHFFREEHHFDILKTEVDRCLPRLRAGGSMRIWSAGCSNGQEALSAAMTLTEHVPDIAKLDVRILGTDIDPEVIRFARQAVYPQRLLGGVSKGLMSKYFEQVEGPTAGAHFTARNDLKNMIRYNELNLLSRWPMKKKFDVILCRNVVIYFDLKTQEDLWPHFHATLASDGVLFLGHSERIADPAKFGFSCTGPTTYRPTTR; encoded by the coding sequence ATGACGGCACGCAGGCAACATATTGCCAATCTCGACACTGCGAGCTTTCGCGCGATCGCTGCGTTGGCGTATCGCGAAAGCGGGCTGACCCTTGTCGAAGAAAAAAGTTCGATGATCCAGTCGCGATTGCGCCACCGTTTGCGCGATCTGGGATTGGCAGATTTCCCGTCTTACTGCGCATTGATCGAATCAGAGGAAGGTTCAACAGAACGACAGCATCTAATTTCCGCGCTCACGACAAACGTATCGCATTTCTTTCGGGAAGAGCATCATTTCGATATTTTGAAAACCGAAGTGGACCGCTGTTTGCCGCGGCTGCGCGCGGGTGGGTCTATGCGGATCTGGTCTGCCGGCTGTTCGAACGGCCAAGAAGCCCTGTCCGCGGCTATGACACTGACTGAACATGTACCGGATATTGCCAAGTTGGATGTGCGGATCCTAGGGACCGATATTGATCCCGAAGTTATCCGTTTTGCGCGGCAGGCCGTGTATCCGCAGCGACTGCTGGGGGGCGTCTCCAAAGGATTGATGAGTAAATATTTTGAGCAGGTTGAAGGCCCCACCGCTGGTGCACACTTTACGGCCCGAAATGATCTGAAAAACATGATCCGTTATAATGAACTGAACCTGCTCTCTCGCTGGCCCATGAAAAAGAAATTCGACGTGATCCTGTGCCGAAATGTCGTGATCTATTTTGATTTGAAAACCCAAGAGGATCTTTGGCCCCATTTCCACGCCACCCTGGCATCCGACGGCGTCTTATTCTTGGGACATTCCGAAAGGATCGCTGATCCTGCGAAATTCGGATTTTCCTGCACCGGCCCAACGACTTATCGGCCCACCACGCGCTGA
- the cheB gene encoding chemotaxis-specific protein-glutamate methyltransferase CheB — MQDQILDFGADMLHRSTRKRVVIVDDSRSIRRWLRMVIEEDPRLVVVGEAGCALTARQVIKDTDPNVVTLDIEMPGMNGLEFLKKLMALRPMPVVMISGTTKRNSNAAITALTSGAVDCILKPTSAPDATTHRDICRRVFAAACSTIHVDLAPAHPSSAHVAQPSDQQMPLILIGASTGGVAALEHMLAALHTAGPPVVIVQHMPGPFLVSFSNRLNKALLQDVAVAQEGEALQAGQVRLAPAQGQHTEIRRHDGRWSCALVSRDTGSEHCPSVGVLFSSAQKYSPDIIAVILTGLGRDGADGLLQLHEGGAQTIGQDEKSCVVYGMPRAAFEMGAVRQQLPLDKIADGINHAVRRHAGAKNGQIIQ; from the coding sequence ATGCAGGACCAGATATTAGATTTCGGTGCCGATATGCTGCACCGCTCTACCCGTAAAAGGGTTGTAATCGTTGACGATTCTCGCAGCATCAGGCGTTGGCTACGTATGGTCATCGAAGAAGACCCGCGTCTTGTCGTGGTGGGAGAGGCCGGTTGCGCCCTCACCGCGCGGCAAGTCATCAAGGACACGGACCCCAATGTTGTAACGCTTGATATCGAAATGCCTGGAATGAATGGTCTGGAGTTCCTCAAAAAACTGATGGCATTGCGGCCGATGCCGGTTGTCATGATTTCCGGTACCACCAAGCGCAATTCCAATGCGGCAATCACGGCCCTGACATCCGGTGCGGTGGATTGCATTCTTAAACCGACAAGCGCCCCTGACGCCACAACCCATCGTGACATCTGCCGCCGGGTTTTTGCTGCGGCTTGCAGTACGATCCATGTCGACCTTGCGCCGGCACACCCTTCGTCAGCTCATGTTGCGCAGCCTTCGGATCAGCAAATGCCGTTGATCCTGATCGGTGCTTCGACCGGTGGCGTTGCGGCACTTGAACATATGTTGGCCGCGCTGCACACAGCTGGGCCTCCCGTGGTGATCGTTCAACATATGCCGGGACCGTTTCTGGTAAGTTTTTCAAATCGCTTGAACAAGGCGCTGCTGCAAGACGTGGCGGTTGCACAGGAAGGTGAGGCGTTACAGGCTGGGCAGGTTCGTCTGGCACCTGCCCAGGGCCAGCACACAGAAATCCGGCGGCATGACGGACGATGGAGCTGTGCTCTTGTGTCGCGAGACACAGGGTCGGAACACTGCCCGTCGGTGGGCGTGCTGTTCAGCTCGGCGCAAAAATACAGCCCCGACATCATCGCAGTGATCCTGACGGGGTTGGGACGTGATGGTGCGGATGGTCTGTTGCAACTGCATGAAGGCGGGGCACAGACCATCGGTCAGGACGAGAAAAGCTGTGTTGTCTATGGCATGCCGCGTGCTGCTTTCGAGATGGGGGCCGTTCGCCAACAACTGCCCTTGGACAAAATCGCAGATGGGATAAATCATGCGGTCAGACGTCACGCCGGGGCGAAAAATGGGCAGATTATACAATGA
- a CDS encoding virulence factor translates to MVDVTIVYWRDIPAQVIVGKGRRGSKRPLPERFEQAIDRVAMRIGAEDSDAYMADWRKAEPFSVEGDADAVADAQAARIDTEYDKERLKALIDNEGRAGGV, encoded by the coding sequence ATGGTGGACGTAACAATAGTGTACTGGCGCGATATTCCCGCGCAGGTGATTGTGGGTAAAGGCCGTCGCGGATCAAAGCGCCCGCTGCCGGAACGATTTGAGCAGGCGATTGACCGCGTCGCGATGCGCATCGGTGCCGAAGACAGCGACGCCTATATGGCGGACTGGCGCAAGGCGGAACCGTTCAGCGTTGAAGGCGATGCAGATGCTGTGGCTGACGCCCAAGCCGCACGGATCGATACCGAATATGACAAGGAACGCCTTAAGGCGTTGATTGATAACGAAGGTCGCGCCGGAGGCGTGTAA